A window of the Dictyostelium discoideum AX4 chromosome 4 chromosome, whole genome shotgun sequence genome harbors these coding sequences:
- the med18 gene encoding hypothetical protein: MFQQNKHHQQQQQQQQQQGVVQSGVASATVNNPSESIVAGNIYECSLHGILSTPSSTFIQRAKGMMRCEHPVSYKEMVFKSTVQSAGPSWAEGSILPSEIHVRYEKNTVYVRYVGVPQIKDNINAMIRNVVDIKSSETFFIYLENLGYVKDYEYFVDGYQYSTYNLSLFLVNHRRVLNDGTKGELLNKHSMVELQCLSGEEGFVAAAEYLNTYAEYLYPFVELIKFDHRLLTAENSNTPTTNVNVVGGYNR, translated from the exons atgtttcaacaaaataaacatcaccaacaacaacaacagcaacagcaacaacaaggTGTAGTTCAATCAGGTGTTGCATCAGCAACAGTTAATAATCCATCAGAATCAATAGTTGCAGGTAATATATATGAATGTAGTTTACATGGTATTCTATCAACTCCATCATCAACATTTATACAAAGAGCAAAGGGTATGATGAGATGTGAACATCCTGTATCCTACAAAGAGATGGTATTCAAATCAACTGTGCAAAGTGCAGGTCCAAGTTGGGCTGAGGGATCAATTTTACCATCAGAGATCCATGTAAGATATGAAAAGAATACTGTATACGTTAGATATGTTGGTGTACCtcaaattaaagataatataAATGCAATGATTAGAAATGTAGTTGATATAAAATCTTCTGaaacattttttatatatttagaGAATTTAGGTTATGT aaaGGATTATGAATATTTTGTAGATGGTTATCAATATAGTACGTATAATTTATCACTTTTTTTAGTTAATCATAGAAGAGTATTAAAT gatggAACAAAGGGTGAACTATTAAATAAACACAGTATGGTAGAGTTACAATGTTTGTCAGGTGAAGAAGGGTTTGTGGCAGCAGcagaatatttaaatacatATGCAGAATATTTATATCCATTCGTAGAGTTAATCAAATTTGACCATAGGTTATTAACAGCCGAAAATAGTAATACTCCAACCACCAATGTAAATGTAGTTGGTGGATATAATAGGTAG
- the gloB1 gene encoding beta-lactamase domain-containing protein, with protein sequence MKVQPVLVNKDNYSYLVIDEKNKVAIAIDPCEPNKVISSLSSISSDIKINSVFTTHHHWDHAGGNNLIKTIIKDINVYGRDERFEGITKKLENNEVLKIGSLKIKTLDAPAHTSSHVLYLIEDENEPNQVKSLFTGDTLFIGGCGRLFEGNPEQMYNALYNVIGKLPDNTLVYVGHEYTLKNLEFAKTLESENENKELYNFYDQCKEKLANGEFTVPSSIAQEKLINPFMRCHLPSIYNHYLKENPNSINPPSPIDVLGFIRSLKDKF encoded by the exons atgaaagtTCAACCAGTATTAGTAAACAAAGATAACTATAGTTATTTAGTAATCGATGAAAAGAATAAAGTAGCAATAGCAATTGATCCATGTGAACCAAATAAagtaatttcatcattatcttcaatCTCAagtgatattaaaattaactcTGTTTTTACAACTCATCATCATTG gGATCATGCaggtggtaataatttaataaaaacaataattaaagatATCAATGTTTATGGTAGAGATGAAAGATTTGAAGGTATAACAAAAAAGTTAGAGAATAATGAAGTTTTAAAGATTGGTTCATTAAAGATTAAGACTTTAGATGCACCAGCACATACAAGCTCTCatgttttatatttaattgaagatGAGAATGAACCCAATCAAGTAAAGTCTTTATTCACTGGTGATACATTATTCATTGGTGGATGTGGTCGTTTATTCGAAGGTAATCCAGAACAAATGTATAATGCACTTTACAATGTAATTGGTAAACTACCTGACAATACCTTAGTTTATGTTGGTCATGAATAtactttaaagaatttagaaTTTGCAAAAACCTTAGAAtctgaaaatgaaaataaagaattatataatttctaTGATCAATGTAAAGAGAAACTTGCAAATGGTGAATTCACTGTACCTTCCTCTATTGCtcaagaaaaattaattaatccaTTCATGAGATGCCATTTACCATCAATTTACAATCATTACTTAAAAGAAaatccaaattcaattaatccaCCTTCTCCAATTGATGTTTTAGGTTTCATTAGATCTTTGAaagataaattttaa
- the dhps gene encoding deoxyhypusine synthase, whose amino-acid sequence MSTNTTTTNATPELAKESVFFQSNHEDLKNRPKVRGYDFNEGVDFSKLFETYKTIGYQASAVGEAIDEINRMISWRLVDEPLKEGEDDDEERKVTRCKIFLGYTSNLVSSGVREIIRYLVQHSMVDVIVSTAGGVEEDFIKCLAPTYMGEFHLEGEKLRRKGLNRIGNLLVPNDNYCKFEDWIMPILDQMVEEQKTKGTVWTPSRVINRLGKEINHEDSIYYWAWKNDIPVYSPALTDGSIGDMMYFHSYNTPGLVLDIISDIRAINNHAVYSKKSGMIILGGGVIKHHICNANLFRNGADYSVFVNTGNEFDGSDSGARPDEAVSWGKIKLDAKPVKVYSEASIVFPILVAETFAKTFKKKSPEELKLNKRSIFD is encoded by the coding sequence atgagcacaaatacaacaacaacaaatgcaaCACCAGAATTAGCAAAAGAATCAGtattttttcaatcaaaTCATGAAGATTTAAAGAATAGACCAAAAGTTAGAGGTTATGATTTTAATGAAGGAGTTGATTTtagtaaattatttgaaacatATAAGACGATTGGTTATCAAGCATCAGCAGTTGGAGAAGCAATAgatgaaattaatagaaTGATTTCATGGCGTTTAGTTGATGAACCATTAAAAGAAGGTGAAGATGATGACGAAGAAAGAAAAGTAACCAGATGTAAAATCTTTTTAGGATATACAAGTAATTTAGTATCTTCAGGTGTTAGAGAGATCATTAGATATTTGGTACAACATTCAATGGTTGATGTTATTGTTTCAACAGCAGGTGGTGTTGAAGAGGATTTCATTAAATGTTTAGCACCAACCTATATGGGTGAATTCCATTTAGAGGGTGAAAAACTTCGTAGAAAAGGGTTGAATAGAATTGGTAATCTTTTAGTTCCAAATGATAACTATTGCAAATTTGAAGATTGGATTATGCCAATTTTAGACCAAATGGTTGAAGAACAAAAAACCAAAGGTACCGTTTGGACACCATCTCGTGTTATCAATAGATTGGGTAAAGAAATCAATCATGAAgattcaatttattattgggCTTGGAAGAATGATATCCCAGTTTACAGTCCAGCTCTTACCGATGGTAGCATTGGTGATATGATGTATTTCCATAGTTACAATACTCCAGGTTTAGTATTAGATATCATTAGTGATATTCGTGCAATCAATAATCATGCTGTCTATAGTAAAAAAAGTGGTATGATCATTTTAGGTGGTGGTGTAATTAAACATCATATCTGTAATGCTAATCTCTTTAGAAATGGTGCTGACTATTCCGTTTTTGTAAACACTGGTAATGAATTTGATGGTAGTGACAGTGGTGCTCGTCCTGATGAAGCCGTCTCTTGgggtaaaattaaattagatgCTAAACCAGTAAAAGTTTACTCTGAAGCTTCAATTGTTTTCCCAATTTTAGTTGCTGAAACTTTTgctaaaacttttaaaaagaaatcaccagaagaattaaaattaaataaaagatcaatttttgattaa
- the cdk7 gene encoding CDK family protein kinase gives MDKYNIEALIGEGTYGVVSRATVKATGQIVAIKKIRKILIQNQTDDGINFSAIREIKILQELKHDNVVNLLDIFAHKSNVYLVFELMQWDLQEVIEDKSIILKPADIKSYMKMLLQGIEACHRNWVLHRDLKPNNLLMSINGDLKLADFGLARQYGSPNKVFSPQAVTIFYRAPELLFGAKSYGPSVDIWSIGCIFAELMLRTPYLPGTGEIDQLRKICSALGTPNESNWPGVTCLPNYIKFTDHPATPFKQLFTAASDEAIDLISKMLLFNPSNRISAADALNHPYFTSGVKHTNPADLPVPFAKKASLLQQRQVLAQVQQQLLQKQQQQQQQQQQQIQSQPEPIQVDNVEQTQQAQQV, from the exons ATggataaatataatattgaaGCATTAATTGGTGAGGGTACATATGGTGTTGTTTCAAGAGCAACAGTAAAAGCAACAGGTCAAATTGTTGcaataaagaaaattaggaagatattaattcaaaatcaaactGATGATGGTATAAATTTCTCTGCCATTAgggaaattaaaatattacaaGAGTTAAAACATGATAATGTAGTTAAT ttacTTGATATTTTTGCACATAAAAGTAATGTTTATTtagtatttgaattaatgcAATGGGATTTACAAGAAGTTATTGAAGATAAAAGTATCATTTTAAAACCAGCAGATATTAAAAGTTATATGAAAATGTTATTACAAGGTATTGAAGCATGCCATAGGAATTGGGTATTACATCGTGATCTTAAACCAAACAATCTTTTGATGTCAATAAATGGTGATTTGAAATTGGCGGATTTTGGTTTAGCAAGACAATATGGTAGTCCTAATAAAGTTTTCTCACCACAAGCCGTAACAAT tttttacAGAGCACCAGAACTTTTATTTGGAGCAAAATCATATGGACCATCAGTTGATATTTGGTCAATTGGTTGTATATTTGCAGAACTTATGTTAAGAACTCCATATCTACCAGGTACTGGTgaaattgatcaattaaGAAAGATTTGTTCTGCTTTGGGCACTCCAAATGAATCAAATTGGCCA gGTGTAACATGTTTaccaaattatattaaatttacagATCACCCAGCAACACCATTCAAACAATTATTTACAGCAGCAAGCGATGAAGCAATTGACTTAATTAGTAAAATGTTGTTATTTAATCCTTCAAATAGAATTTCAGCTGCTGATGCTTTAAATCATCCATATTTCACATCTGGTGTAAAACATACTAATCCTGCTGATTTACCAGTACCATTTGCTAAAAAAGCATCATTATTACAACAACGTCAAGTTTTAGCTCaagttcaacaacaattattacaaaaacaacaacaacaacaacaacaacaacaacaacaaattcaatcacAACCAGAGCCAATTCAAGTTGACAATGTAGAACAAACCCAACAAGCCCAacaagtttaa